The Erythrobacter sp. JK5 genome includes a region encoding these proteins:
- the acs gene encoding acetate--CoA ligase has translation MDHAVARPATQRATHCTAEQYREMYARSVRDPDGFWLEQAQRLDWFSAPTRGGEWSYDPVDIRWFEDGTLNLCHNAVDRHLETRGDDTAIIFEPDDPAAPGRTLTYRELHGEVVRMANALKALGVTKGERVTIYMPNIVEGVTAMLACARLGAIHSVVFGGFSPEALAGRITDCESRFVITADEGLRGTKSVPLKANVDAALARDGVAVDGVLVVRHTGRDVPMVSGRDRWFHDLASDADCPCEVMAAEDPLFILYTSGSTGKPKGVLHTTGGYGVWTATTFHYIFDYQPGEVYWCTADIGWVTGHSYIVYGPLMNGATSLVFEGVPNYPDHGRFWDVVDRHGVNILYTAPTAIRALMREGDDFVTSRDRSSLRLLGSVGEPINPEAWRWYFDVVGEGRCPIIDTWWQTETGGCMITTLPGAHDMKPGSAGLPMFGVQPQLVDNEGAVLDGATDGNLCITHSWPGQARSVYGDHERFVQTYFRTYKGKYFTGDGCKRDADGYYWITGRVDDVINVSGHRMGTAEVESALVLHDKVAEAAVVGYPHEIKGQGIYCYVTLNADAEASDELVAELRAHVRKEIGPIATPDHIHLTPALPKTRSGKIMRRILRKIAENDFGALGDTSTLADPGVVESLIEGRQNR, from the coding sequence ATGGATCACGCCGTCGCGCGTCCCGCAACCCAGCGCGCAACGCATTGCACCGCCGAGCAATACCGGGAGATGTACGCGCGCTCGGTGCGCGATCCCGACGGCTTCTGGCTGGAACAGGCGCAGCGGCTCGACTGGTTCAGCGCACCGACCAGGGGCGGCGAGTGGTCCTATGACCCTGTCGATATCCGATGGTTCGAGGACGGCACGCTGAACCTGTGCCACAACGCGGTCGATCGGCATCTGGAGACGCGCGGAGACGATACCGCGATCATCTTTGAGCCTGACGATCCCGCCGCGCCCGGGCGCACGCTGACCTATCGCGAGCTTCACGGCGAAGTCGTGCGGATGGCGAACGCACTGAAAGCGCTCGGCGTGACGAAGGGCGAGCGGGTAACGATCTACATGCCCAATATCGTCGAAGGCGTGACCGCGATGCTCGCCTGTGCGCGCTTGGGGGCGATCCATTCGGTGGTGTTCGGCGGGTTTTCGCCCGAAGCGCTGGCAGGCCGCATCACCGATTGCGAAAGCCGCTTCGTCATCACCGCCGACGAAGGGCTGCGCGGGACCAAGAGCGTCCCGCTCAAGGCCAATGTCGATGCCGCGCTCGCACGCGACGGGGTCGCGGTGGACGGGGTGCTGGTGGTCCGGCACACCGGGCGCGACGTGCCGATGGTGAGCGGGCGCGATCGCTGGTTCCACGATCTTGCATCGGATGCCGACTGCCCGTGCGAAGTGATGGCGGCGGAAGACCCGCTGTTCATACTTTACACCTCAGGCTCGACCGGCAAGCCCAAGGGCGTGCTGCACACCACCGGCGGCTACGGCGTCTGGACCGCGACCACGTTCCACTACATCTTCGATTACCAGCCGGGCGAGGTGTACTGGTGCACCGCCGATATCGGCTGGGTCACCGGGCACAGCTACATCGTCTACGGTCCGCTGATGAACGGTGCGACCAGCCTGGTGTTCGAGGGGGTGCCCAATTATCCCGATCACGGCCGGTTCTGGGACGTGGTCGACAGGCACGGCGTCAACATCCTCTACACCGCACCCACCGCGATCCGGGCGCTGATGCGAGAGGGCGACGATTTCGTCACCAGCCGCGATCGGTCTTCGCTGCGGCTGCTCGGCAGCGTGGGCGAACCGATCAATCCCGAAGCATGGCGCTGGTATTTCGATGTCGTGGGCGAAGGGCGCTGCCCGATCATCGACACCTGGTGGCAGACCGAAACCGGCGGCTGCATGATCACGACGCTGCCCGGCGCGCACGACATGAAACCCGGCAGCGCGGGGCTGCCGATGTTCGGTGTGCAGCCGCAGCTGGTCGATAACGAGGGCGCGGTGCTCGATGGCGCGACCGACGGGAACCTGTGCATCACGCACAGCTGGCCTGGGCAGGCGCGCAGCGTCTACGGCGATCACGAGCGGTTCGTGCAGACCTATTTCCGCACCTACAAGGGCAAATACTTCACCGGCGATGGGTGCAAGCGCGATGCGGACGGGTATTACTGGATCACCGGGCGCGTGGATGATGTCATCAACGTCTCGGGCCACCGGATGGGCACCGCCGAGGTCGAAAGCGCGCTGGTGCTGCACGATAAGGTCGCCGAGGCGGCGGTCGTGGGATATCCGCACGAGATCAAGGGGCAGGGCATCTATTGCTACGTCACGCTGAACGCCGATGCCGAGGCGTCAGACGAACTGGTCGCCGAACTGCGTGCGCATGTGCGCAAGGAAATCGGCCCGATCGCAACGCCCGATCACATCCACCTCACGCCTGCGCTGCCCAAGACCCGTTCCGGCAAGATCATGCGCCGGATCCTGCGCAAGATTGCCGAGAACGATTTCGGTGCGCTGGGGGACACCTCGACGCTAGCCGATCCGGGCGTGGTCGAAAGCCTGATCGAAGGGCGTCAGAATCGCTAG
- a CDS encoding OmpW family protein, translated as MKTLTVIASAGIALAATPAIAQDRAGDVQVKVLGTGVLPDGEIDQTNVDLVGLPAGTDTKANDNFVPTIAVEYFISENFSVETIAGTTLHDVDAVSGLPGGTELVSDALLLPATVTAKVHFDAGGIRPYAGAGVAYFVWLDVDDDAAGTRPLGVTNTTLSDEFGFVLQAGVDIPVGDEGFGVTLDAKRYFIGTTARWFVGNTLVIENEHNLDPWVLSAGVAYRF; from the coding sequence ATGAAGACACTGACCGTGATCGCAAGCGCCGGGATCGCTCTCGCCGCCACGCCCGCCATCGCCCAGGATCGCGCGGGCGATGTGCAGGTGAAGGTGCTTGGCACCGGGGTTCTGCCCGATGGGGAGATCGACCAGACCAATGTCGATCTGGTCGGACTGCCCGCCGGCACCGACACAAAGGCCAACGACAATTTCGTCCCGACGATCGCCGTCGAATACTTCATCAGCGAGAATTTCTCGGTCGAGACGATCGCCGGGACGACTCTGCACGATGTCGATGCGGTATCGGGGCTTCCCGGTGGAACCGAGCTCGTCTCCGATGCGCTCCTGCTTCCGGCGACCGTGACGGCAAAAGTCCATTTCGATGCGGGCGGTATCAGGCCCTATGCGGGGGCCGGGGTGGCCTATTTCGTCTGGCTCGACGTCGACGACGATGCAGCCGGAACGCGCCCGCTTGGCGTTACGAACACGACACTTTCCGATGAGTTCGGGTTCGTGCTGCAGGCGGGCGTTGACATTCCGGTCGGTGACGAGGGTTTCGGGGTCACGCTCGATGCAAAGCGTTATTTCATCGGCACGACCGCGCGGTGGTTTGTCGGCAACACGCTGGTGATCGAGAATGAGCACAATCTCGATCCGTGGGTGCTGAGTGCTGGTGTCGCTTACCGCTTCTGA
- a CDS encoding pseudoazurin, with protein MKRNTLLGAVAFASLVTLSACGESPYQEPTAEESEAVPAADADATADAAASTEPEVEANGTVIDIQMYTRDPDDASGLQVFKPRLIMAKVGDTVRFVPTDPTHQSSSIPEMLPEGARGWQGEINKEVSYVLPKPGIYGYKCVPHYAAGMIGMIIVEGDGKTSNLEAAKAVTHPGLAGREFNEIFEEAASMLN; from the coding sequence ATGAAGCGTAACACACTGCTTGGCGCGGTCGCATTCGCGAGCCTCGTTACCTTGTCGGCCTGTGGCGAAAGCCCGTATCAGGAGCCGACCGCCGAAGAGAGCGAAGCCGTTCCTGCGGCGGATGCCGATGCAACCGCGGATGCCGCCGCCTCGACCGAGCCCGAAGTCGAAGCCAACGGCACCGTGATCGATATCCAGATGTACACCCGCGATCCCGACGACGCGAGTGGTCTGCAGGTGTTCAAGCCGCGTCTGATCATGGCGAAGGTCGGCGATACCGTGCGGTTCGTGCCGACCGATCCGACCCACCAGTCCTCCTCTATCCCCGAGATGCTTCCTGAAGGTGCGCGCGGATGGCAGGGCGAGATCAACAAGGAAGTCTCGTACGTCCTGCCGAAGCCTGGCATCTACGGCTACAAGTGCGTGCCGCACTATGCCGCCGGCATGATCGGGATGATCATCGTCGAGGGTGACGGCAAGACCTCGAACCTCGAAGCCGCCAAGGCCGTGACCCATCCGGGTCTCGCCGGACGCGAATTCAACGAGATCTTCGAAGAAGCGGCGTCGATGCTCAACTGA
- a CDS encoding DUF4212 domain-containing protein has product MSNEAEPGTSAERGEEMSPGSNDTSERENAYWRANIRLLLSLLAIWFACSFGAGILLRDFLDRFMLGGYPLGFWFAQQGSIYVFIVLIFVYVVRMRQIERKFDLDD; this is encoded by the coding sequence ATGAGCAACGAAGCAGAACCGGGCACCAGCGCAGAGAGGGGCGAAGAGATGTCGCCCGGGTCCAACGATACCAGCGAGCGGGAAAACGCCTACTGGCGCGCGAATATCCGGCTGCTGCTGTCGCTGCTGGCGATCTGGTTCGCCTGCTCGTTCGGAGCCGGAATCCTGCTGCGCGACTTCCTCGACCGGTTCATGCTCGGCGGCTACCCGCTCGGGTTCTGGTTCGCCCAGCAGGGCTCGATCTACGTCTTTATCGTGCTGATCTTCGTCTACGTCGTCCGGATGCGGCAGATCGAGCGCAAGTTCGATCTCGACGACTGA
- a CDS encoding DUF1499 domain-containing protein, translating into MEQTKTPRHAWIAFGLALLLPVYFAIAALGTKIGLWSWQTGLLSLTFGAGPFLLGIVAVVGLISLVLIVRKVPRKGWPLAALALIVPAAFALVGLSAAGTADENPIHDVATDTGNPPQFSAATMAEREQAGANPVHDYQTPLRDIEMFKGTPPELSIQSHAQIITERYAGLAPLPLGGASPADAIAAVAAAMGEMGFENIRSDVETGMVEGVAETFWFGFKDDVVARVGENQIDFRSVSRVGRSDLGANAERIRVLRAKTAARIGQR; encoded by the coding sequence ATGGAACAGACAAAAACGCCTCGTCACGCATGGATCGCCTTCGGTCTGGCGCTCTTGCTGCCGGTCTATTTCGCGATTGCAGCGCTCGGAACGAAGATCGGCCTGTGGAGCTGGCAGACCGGGCTGCTGAGCCTGACCTTCGGGGCCGGGCCTTTCCTGCTTGGCATCGTCGCGGTAGTGGGACTGATCTCGCTGGTGCTGATCGTGCGCAAGGTGCCTCGCAAGGGATGGCCGCTCGCGGCGCTGGCGCTGATCGTGCCCGCCGCATTCGCGCTGGTCGGGCTGAGCGCGGCGGGCACGGCTGACGAGAACCCGATTCACGACGTTGCAACCGACACCGGCAATCCGCCGCAATTCTCCGCGGCGACGATGGCCGAGCGCGAACAGGCCGGGGCGAACCCGGTCCACGATTACCAGACACCGCTGCGCGATATCGAGATGTTCAAAGGCACGCCGCCCGAACTCTCGATCCAGTCGCACGCGCAGATCATCACCGAACGTTATGCCGGGCTCGCGCCGCTGCCGCTCGGCGGCGCAAGCCCGGCCGATGCGATCGCGGCAGTGGCTGCGGCGATGGGCGAAATGGGCTTCGAGAATATCCGCTCCGACGTCGAAACCGGGATGGTCGAAGGCGTGGCGGAAACCTTCTGGTTCGGGTTCAAGGACGACGTCGTTGCCCGGGTGGGCGAGAACCAGATCGATTTCCGCTCGGTCAGCCGCGTCGGGCGCAGCGATCTCGGCGCCAATGCCGAACGCATCCGGGTGCTGCGCGCAAAGACCGCGGCGCGGATCGGCCAGCGCTAG
- a CDS encoding bifunctional 4-hydroxy-2-oxoglutarate aldolase/2-dehydro-3-deoxy-phosphogluconate aldolase, with translation MSTLADTLQSAPVVPLVNESDPGKALATAEALKAGGLGVIEVVLRSDGALEGMKRMLAEGEGMIVGAGTVLTLDMAKEVHQAGAEFIVCPGLVDDIAHYCIDQKIPFYPGTMTAGEVQRAYALGLREVKFFPASLAGGVPMLKAFASVFREMRFMPTGGVSAGNLAEFLAVEQVLACGGSWLTPKDAVGSGDFAAVTRLAEEAVAIARAARGSA, from the coding sequence ATGTCCACGCTTGCCGATACACTGCAATCCGCCCCCGTCGTGCCGCTCGTGAACGAGAGCGATCCCGGCAAGGCGCTGGCGACTGCGGAGGCGCTGAAGGCCGGAGGGCTCGGCGTGATCGAGGTGGTGCTGCGCAGCGACGGCGCGCTCGAAGGGATGAAGAGGATGCTGGCCGAAGGCGAAGGCATGATCGTCGGCGCGGGTACCGTGCTGACGCTCGATATGGCGAAAGAGGTGCACCAGGCGGGCGCCGAATTCATCGTCTGCCCCGGCCTGGTCGATGACATCGCGCATTACTGCATCGACCAGAAAATCCCGTTTTATCCCGGTACCATGACCGCCGGCGAGGTGCAGCGCGCCTATGCGCTCGGCCTGCGCGAAGTGAAGTTCTTCCCCGCGAGCCTTGCGGGCGGGGTGCCGATGCTCAAGGCGTTCGCGTCGGTTTTCCGCGAAATGCGGTTCATGCCGACTGGCGGCGTGTCGGCGGGCAATCTCGCCGAATTCCTGGCGGTCGAGCAGGTGCTGGCGTGCGGCGGCAGCTGGCTGACGCCCAAGGACGCGGTCGGATCGGGCGATTTCGCCGCGGTGACGCGCCTAGCCGAAGAAGCGGTCGCGATCGCACGGGCCGCCCGCGGGAGCGCGTGA
- a CDS encoding NupC/NupG family nucleoside CNT transporter: MDIFDQLRGIAGIAVLLLIAWGLSEDRRAHPGWRWVLGALALQAALALLIVRVPFVWALMGYANEGVAAIERATLDGSSYMFGYLGGAPLPFELKDGVQPPLIIAFQILPLVIVFSALAALLWHWGVLRWLVNGLSFLLRRTLGVSGVVGLSGGANMFLGVVESPLVVRAYFAKMSRAELFQVMVLAMATISGAILILYATTLRETVDDAVGHMISASLVSLPAALLIAKLMVPGEGTTETGEDEGNDNEPGLKYESSIDAIVKGTMDGMQLFLAVIAVIIVVFALVSLADQALALLPLVGDEPLTLKRAFGWAFAPLMWLIGVPWAEAQAAGGLMGTKAILNEYVAYLELAALPEGTFSDRSLLIVTYALCGVANLASVGLLVSTIGTLCPERRAEAAGLGIRSWIAGNLATAMTGAWIGLVTFGSYG, from the coding sequence TTGGACATCTTCGACCAGCTGCGCGGGATCGCCGGGATCGCGGTCCTGCTGCTGATCGCATGGGGACTGAGCGAGGATCGCCGCGCGCATCCCGGCTGGCGCTGGGTGCTGGGCGCGCTGGCATTGCAGGCTGCGCTGGCGCTGCTGATCGTGCGGGTGCCGTTCGTATGGGCGCTGATGGGTTACGCCAACGAAGGGGTGGCAGCGATCGAGCGCGCGACGCTCGACGGGTCGTCCTACATGTTCGGGTATCTCGGCGGCGCGCCCCTGCCTTTCGAACTGAAGGATGGCGTGCAACCGCCTCTGATCATTGCGTTTCAGATCCTGCCGCTGGTAATCGTGTTCTCCGCGCTCGCGGCGCTGCTTTGGCATTGGGGCGTGCTGCGCTGGCTGGTGAACGGGCTGTCGTTCCTGCTGCGCCGCACCCTCGGCGTCAGCGGTGTGGTCGGCCTGTCGGGCGGGGCCAACATGTTTCTCGGCGTGGTCGAAAGCCCGCTGGTGGTGCGCGCCTATTTCGCGAAGATGAGCCGCGCCGAGCTGTTCCAGGTGATGGTGCTGGCGATGGCGACGATCAGCGGCGCGATCCTGATCCTGTATGCGACCACGCTGCGCGAAACGGTCGACGATGCGGTGGGGCACATGATCTCGGCCTCGCTGGTGTCGCTGCCCGCAGCACTGCTGATCGCGAAGCTGATGGTGCCGGGCGAAGGGACGACCGAGACGGGCGAAGACGAAGGCAACGACAACGAACCGGGCCTCAAATACGAAAGCAGCATCGATGCGATCGTGAAGGGCACAATGGATGGGATGCAGCTGTTCCTCGCGGTGATCGCGGTGATCATCGTGGTGTTCGCGCTGGTATCGCTGGCCGACCAGGCGCTGGCATTGCTGCCGCTGGTGGGCGACGAGCCGCTGACATTGAAGCGCGCGTTCGGCTGGGCCTTTGCGCCGCTGATGTGGCTGATCGGCGTGCCTTGGGCCGAGGCGCAGGCGGCGGGCGGGCTCATGGGGACCAAGGCGATCCTCAACGAATATGTCGCCTATCTCGAACTCGCGGCATTGCCTGAGGGGACCTTTTCGGATCGCAGCCTGCTGATCGTCACCTACGCGCTATGCGGGGTGGCCAACCTGGCGAGCGTCGGCCTGCTGGTCTCGACGATCGGCACGCTCTGCCCCGAACGCCGGGCCGAGGCGGCCGGGCTTGGCATCCGCAGCTGGATTGCGGGCAATCTCGCCACCGCGATGACGGGCGCATGGATCGGGCTGGTGACGTTCGGGAGTTACGGCTGA
- a CDS encoding FAD-dependent oxidoreductase, whose amino-acid sequence MKKIAILAALAAIVAAYFYFDLGAYLSLEGIKQIAADIDTFYRENPALVLGAFFLIYVAVTAASLPGAAIMTLAAGALFGLVTGTILVSFASTIGATLAFLASRYVLRDSVESRFGERLKAINQGLERDGAFYLFSLRMIPIFPFFVINLVMGLTRIRTWTFAWVSQIGMLLGTIAYVNAGTQLAQIESTSGLLSPMLIGSFVFLAFVPWIAKGIIGVMKRRKVYKGFSKPKSFDRNLIVIGAGSAGLVSAYIAAQVKAKVTLVEANEMGGDCLNTGCVPSKALIKSAKVAATMRHADKYGLKPVEPDVPFRDTIARVMDTIKAIEPHDSVERYTGLGVDVVKGYAKFLDPWTVEIALNDGGTQKLTARSIIIASGAEPMVPPIEGIEGSDYLTSETMWVAFAQMDAAPERVAVLGGGPIGCELSQALARLGSKVTQVEMEDRVLGREDEDVSALAKSVLEDAGVDVLTGHKAVTVEGGTLFAEYEGGTREIGFDTLIVAVGRKARLTGFGLEELGVDTNRTVTTDEFLATKFPNIFAAGDVAGPYQFTHVASHQAWYASVNALFGQFRKFKADYRVIPAVTFLDPEFARVGLNETEAKEQGTDYEVTTYELDDLDRAIAESETRGFVKVLTPPGKDKVLGATIVGAHAGELLAEYVLAMKHNIGLNKILGTIHSYPTMAEANKFAAGNWKKANKPEAVLKWVEKYFNWRRG is encoded by the coding sequence ATGAAGAAGATCGCCATCCTCGCCGCGCTGGCCGCCATCGTTGCGGCCTATTTCTACTTCGATCTCGGAGCGTATCTCTCGCTCGAGGGGATCAAGCAGATCGCGGCCGATATCGACACGTTCTATCGCGAAAATCCGGCGCTGGTGCTGGGTGCATTCTTCCTGATCTATGTCGCGGTGACCGCCGCCTCGCTGCCCGGTGCGGCGATCATGACGCTGGCGGCGGGCGCGCTGTTCGGGCTGGTGACGGGCACGATCCTCGTCTCCTTCGCTTCGACCATCGGTGCGACGCTCGCCTTCCTCGCCTCGCGCTACGTCCTGCGCGACAGCGTCGAAAGCCGGTTCGGCGAGCGGTTGAAGGCGATCAATCAGGGGCTGGAGCGCGACGGCGCTTTCTACCTCTTCAGCCTGCGGATGATCCCGATCTTCCCGTTCTTCGTGATCAACCTCGTCATGGGACTCACGCGGATCAGGACCTGGACCTTCGCCTGGGTGAGCCAGATCGGGATGCTGCTCGGCACGATCGCCTATGTGAATGCGGGCACGCAGCTGGCGCAGATCGAAAGCACCTCCGGCCTGCTCTCCCCAATGCTGATCGGATCGTTCGTGTTCCTCGCCTTCGTGCCGTGGATCGCCAAGGGGATCATCGGCGTGATGAAGCGGCGCAAGGTTTACAAAGGCTTCAGCAAGCCGAAGAGCTTCGACCGGAATCTCATTGTAATCGGGGCAGGTTCTGCTGGCCTCGTCTCGGCCTATATCGCCGCGCAGGTGAAGGCCAAGGTGACGCTGGTCGAAGCCAACGAGATGGGCGGCGACTGCCTCAACACCGGATGCGTGCCGTCGAAGGCGCTGATCAAGAGCGCCAAGGTCGCCGCAACCATGCGGCATGCCGACAAGTATGGCCTCAAACCCGTTGAACCCGACGTGCCGTTCCGCGACACGATCGCGCGGGTGATGGACACGATCAAGGCGATCGAGCCTCACGACAGCGTCGAGCGCTACACCGGGCTCGGGGTCGATGTGGTCAAGGGCTACGCGAAGTTTCTCGACCCGTGGACGGTCGAGATCGCCCTCAATGACGGCGGGACGCAGAAGCTCACCGCGCGCAGCATCATCATCGCCAGCGGGGCGGAGCCAATGGTCCCGCCGATCGAGGGGATCGAGGGCAGCGACTACCTCACCAGCGAGACGATGTGGGTCGCCTTTGCGCAGATGGATGCGGCGCCCGAACGCGTCGCGGTGCTGGGCGGTGGACCGATCGGATGCGAGCTTTCACAGGCACTTGCGCGGCTCGGCTCGAAGGTGACTCAGGTCGAGATGGAAGACCGCGTGCTCGGCCGCGAGGACGAGGACGTTTCGGCACTGGCCAAATCGGTGCTCGAAGACGCCGGGGTCGACGTGCTTACCGGGCACAAGGCGGTGACGGTCGAGGGCGGCACCCTCTTCGCCGAGTACGAAGGCGGCACGCGCGAAATCGGCTTCGACACGCTGATCGTCGCGGTCGGGCGCAAGGCGCGGCTGACCGGTTTCGGGCTGGAGGAACTTGGCGTCGACACCAACCGGACCGTCACGACCGACGAGTTCCTCGCGACCAAGTTCCCCAACATCTTCGCTGCGGGCGACGTCGCCGGGCCGTACCAGTTCACCCACGTGGCGAGCCACCAGGCCTGGTACGCCAGCGTCAACGCGCTGTTCGGCCAGTTCCGCAAGTTCAAGGCCGATTACCGCGTGATCCCGGCCGTAACCTTCCTCGATCCCGAATTCGCCCGCGTCGGCCTCAACGAAACCGAGGCAAAGGAGCAGGGCACCGACTACGAGGTTACCACCTACGAGCTCGACGATCTCGACCGCGCGATCGCCGAGAGCGAGACCAGGGGCTTCGTCAAAGTGCTGACCCCGCCGGGCAAGGACAAAGTTCTGGGCGCGACCATCGTCGGTGCCCATGCGGGCGAGCTGCTGGCCGAATATGTGCTGGCGATGAAGCACAATATCGGCCTCAACAAGATCCTCGGCACGATCCATTCCTACCCGACCATGGCCGAAGCCAACAAGTTCGCCGCGGGCAACTGGAAGAAGGCCAACAAGCCCGAAGCCGTGCTCAAATGGGTCGAGAAATATTTCAACTGGCGACGCGGATAA
- a CDS encoding FAD-dependent oxidoreductase: MNDARLLLIGGGHAHVAVLADWVRSGLPARRATLLTPHPTLRYSGMVPGWISGQYGRDEGLVDLAGLARQAGVELVLDRCARIAPDRRMAFTENGQEIAFDIASIDSGGVGRARAVLGEDPRVLDIRPIAEFVRRLHAQSRSDRIAIVGGGAGGVEIAFALRNASAIAPRPEVLLVAGNDGLLPGFSRSVRRRVRAELAAQAIGLIEVDARIDDGTLIAGDAALEPVDLIVAALGSAAPEWPRASGMACDTDGFIAVDRHQRSILHPHIFAVGDVASRQDRDVPHSGVHAVRAGPVLAANLRAAANGLPPGKSYRPRPASLYLLSTGNGSAIASYGPVSAQGRWVARLKSRIDTSWIDTYAHISSHS, translated from the coding sequence GTGAACGACGCGCGCCTGCTGCTGATCGGCGGAGGGCATGCGCATGTCGCGGTCCTCGCCGACTGGGTCCGAAGCGGCCTGCCTGCCCGCCGGGCGACATTGCTGACCCCGCATCCGACGCTGAGATATTCGGGCATGGTTCCCGGCTGGATCAGTGGGCAATACGGGCGCGACGAGGGGCTGGTCGATCTCGCCGGACTTGCGCGCCAAGCGGGCGTCGAACTGGTGCTCGACCGGTGCGCTCGCATCGCCCCCGATAGGCGAATGGCCTTCACCGAAAATGGGCAGGAAATCGCATTCGATATCGCCTCGATCGACAGTGGCGGGGTGGGCCGCGCCCGGGCTGTCCTCGGCGAGGATCCGAGGGTGCTCGATATCCGTCCGATCGCCGAATTCGTGCGAAGATTGCATGCGCAGTCCCGGTCCGACCGGATCGCGATCGTCGGAGGCGGCGCGGGCGGGGTCGAAATCGCCTTTGCCCTGCGCAATGCGAGCGCCATCGCGCCGCGACCCGAAGTGCTGCTGGTCGCGGGAAACGACGGGCTGCTGCCCGGTTTCTCGCGCTCGGTCCGACGCCGGGTGCGCGCCGAACTCGCGGCGCAAGCCATCGGGCTGATCGAGGTCGATGCCCGGATCGATGACGGCACGCTGATCGCCGGGGACGCCGCGCTCGAGCCGGTGGACCTGATCGTCGCCGCGCTCGGAAGCGCTGCGCCCGAATGGCCGCGCGCAAGCGGGATGGCCTGCGACACAGACGGCTTCATCGCGGTCGATCGGCACCAACGCTCGATCTTGCATCCGCATATTTTCGCGGTCGGCGATGTCGCCTCCAGACAAGACCGAGACGTCCCGCATTCGGGGGTGCACGCGGTTCGCGCAGGTCCGGTGCTGGCGGCCAACTTGCGGGCGGCGGCGAATGGACTACCGCCGGGCAAGTCCTACCGCCCCCGCCCTGCCAGCCTCTATCTGCTGTCGACCGGCAACGGCTCCGCCATCGCCAGTTACGGCCCCGTGTCCGCGCAGGGGCGCTGGGTCGCACGGCTCAAGAGCCGGATAGACACCAGCTGGATCGACACTTACGCGCATATCTCAAGCCACTCGTAA
- a CDS encoding CDP-alcohol phosphatidyltransferase family protein has translation MLDAMLRPLIDPPLARAGRALAGIGITANMLTFGGLALGLGGAVAIATGKVWLGLALILANRLLDGLDGAVARVRGPTALGGYFDIVADFAFYVSIPLGFGVLAAANTLPALVLVASFVLTGVSFLAFAVIAAERGAQTEAHGKKSFFYSTGLAEGTETIAVFVAMCLFPAWFAVIAYSYAALCVMTVFQRSATAIALFRD, from the coding sequence ATGCTCGATGCGATGCTGCGCCCGTTGATCGATCCGCCGCTGGCGCGCGCGGGCCGGGCGCTGGCCGGGATCGGTATTACGGCCAACATGCTGACATTCGGCGGGCTTGCGCTGGGGCTGGGCGGGGCGGTTGCCATCGCGACCGGCAAGGTCTGGCTGGGCCTTGCGCTGATCCTCGCCAACCGGCTGCTCGACGGGCTCGATGGAGCGGTCGCGCGGGTGCGAGGGCCGACCGCGCTGGGCGGCTATTTCGACATCGTCGCCGACTTCGCCTTCTACGTTTCGATCCCGCTCGGTTTCGGAGTGCTGGCTGCCGCAAACACCCTTCCCGCGCTGGTGCTGGTGGCGAGTTTCGTGCTGACCGGAGTGAGCTTCCTCGCCTTCGCCGTGATCGCCGCCGAGCGCGGCGCACAGACCGAGGCGCATGGAAAGAAGAGCTTCTTCTATTCCACCGGCCTCGCCGAGGGCACCGAAACAATCGCGGTGTTCGTCGCGATGTGCCTGTTCCCGGCGTGGTTCGCGGTCATTGCATACAGCTACGCCGCGCTCTGTGTGATGACGGTATTCCAGCGCAGCGCGACGGCGATCGCGCTGTTCCGCGACTAG